Below is a window of Macadamia integrifolia cultivar HAES 741 chromosome 8, SCU_Mint_v3, whole genome shotgun sequence DNA.
tGTGCCAAATCCAGAATCAAgtttaaaaaacagaatcgttacagtacagagccttactgattagagagagagagagagagagagagatctggcAATTAAGGTATGCTTCATCTGCTTTTTTTggtcttcttcaatttctgtGCTTACGAATTGAATTGGCTAATCTCTTCTGCACTTTTTTATTGCGAGGATGCTGTAGATCAATTGCTTTTGGGGGATGTTGAATTGATATTTCATGGCATTGGCTGCTTCAAATCATTCCCCTGGAGAACCCGACTCAGGTGCTGGTTGCTTTTGCTTAGAAATTGCTAATGTTAGATgctaaaatttaattttaataaatgcattaattaTCTTTAGAAATTTTATCTAGTTGTTAGTGATGGAAGAGAAATTGCTCTCGAGCTTTCAGTAATGGCAATTTACCTTTTCATGATAGCTTAAACATTACAATGGTTTTGGGTTATGCGTTTCCACTGGATTCTTGGTGTCTAACATTGTTTTTGCTGGAAAATTTACCATTTTAAGAAGTATAAATATAATTCTATTTaggagttctctcataagattatctcaataataattttttatcattAGGAGAAAGAAATTAGTTTTCTTCCAATGTCCCAAGGTCTTAGTTTTTTACTTTTAgtatatttctttaatttgattattttctttatCTCATAGATTCGTTCACCCTAAATATGCTAAATTAACCTAGACACCTAGAAAGTACAAAATGGCATACTGAAGTTGAGACCCTGTTGTTATTGTTTAACGTGGGAACTAATAATGGCGTTACTTTTGTATATgcatttttttgatgattttttttttcatggcaaTCGACATTGCTGGAGAGACATAAATAAGCTTTGCATTCTCGAGGTCCATATATGTAATCCTACAAATGTGGCAAAACCATGAAATTAGCAACTGTCAGCAATCTGAATGCAAATCTTTCTTTGCAATCTAGGATACAACACATCCATCTGTATTTGAGAAATTCAAGCCTGGATTTTGATGCAAGATTGAGAATCCTGGATTGTATGTGAAACATACTCTATACAGTTTAACTATGATTCCAAGATGCAGGAAGAGAACATGGACacgaaccccccccccccaaaaaaaaacccaaaaaaaaaaatatctaaggACTGGAGGCTtacatatttttaaaatattgtttagaataatatattattatattaatgtAAAAGTTTTACATGTTATACTTGAGGGGTCGAATAATGTAGAAGTATCCAGTGCAAATTAGTGCATTTTATTTCTTATCTCTACATAAGAAGATTGGAAAATAGAAGTTTATATGAGTGATCTAAGATAAATTCCAAAATAAGAATTTTGCAACAGGGTTCGTTGCTTCTGTTGTGAATTTATACATCACCAATGTAAGATTGGAGAGAGGCAAACTTGTTATCAGTCTTGAAGATACACATCAGTTTTGAGGGAGCAATTTATTTCTTTCCGAGTTATATGTGTAAACCGTTTGATGGAGGACCGGTATAGATAGGGAAGAGAATCGCACATGCTGCCCGGAGGCACTCAAacactcaactcaactcaactcattcTTCTATTCTTCAACCTGTCTTTTCAATCAGTTATAAGCAagtatttaaagagaaaatcaaactcttacttagactctaaaaaggaaacaagtgCTAGAAGGAAACACCTTGAACCGACTCTACTCCTATGTATTTTACTTTCTAAAATTAAGTAAAGtaaatgaaatagaaataaaatatattatattcctAAAATCCTAGTAGACCAAGGACTAAAATATGGATTCGATTCATCTCTGTCTGGATACCtagatgggtttggatcggGGATCGGTCTTCATCTTtgtctggatacccagatgggtttggattGGTCCGTTGGTGCGCATCTGCATCACTATTTTGTAGAGAATCCATTTTTAATGGagctaattatttttttccgaAGTTATCTGCTATTATCCAaaataatgcaaatttttttgtttgttaacCATATTTATAAGCTGTCAGATGCCCATTATGTCACTTTGTTGGCCAGTTGCACAAGAGTTGCTGTGATCCCAACTTTTTAATTTGTGCTaagctttctttttttacttgtGAGACTTGCCTATTTTCTTATTCTTATGTTTGTATTACCTTGTGACGCagataagtcatttaatggacttattttattggaaataagtcttgggttgggttatgtatgtcttgggcctttgatcccatgagttttctttgtaatgggccactttaatgggcgaaaaacgagatttaattcattcgTTTAGTTAGAatcatgttttgagtctatttcttttgttattttagtttcctagtcagtttaggtttcccaattagttaaggattgagttaggcctttattttttagtgtttgagttggttttgagtcttctatataagtttgtaagtggTTATGACATTAAGAACGAATttgattaaatgaaaaaaaaagaagaaagctttGTGCTGGAAAACTATGAGATATAATGCTATGAGggacaacttgggtgagatggccatgggtgagatgccctaggaagagtgagatactcgacccaacctattcctttacccccattcttccctctattatcttatttctgttttgttcatacttcatactatctgtgatgcagattcttcaccaaattaggtttgttttattaggaataagcttagggttgggttgtatacgtgttgggccttcagtccatgtggtttggagtgtattgggctactttgatggggtctaaactaggggttctaaggttgcatacgggattcagtgatttgtttcatttttctttagtttcctttttagatggagttatttagtttctaatttcagtacctagttagtttctaatttttagtcataagttagtttctatttccagttttagtaactaaaggactttctattttgtaagtttctaattttaggtttagtaactaggtgagtttctaatttttgtttcctatttcagtttttggaaattaaagttagtttctattttcttgtaaccccatcattattataaataaaggagagctctcatcatagagagACGATTTGATGAACAAAGAAAGATGCTACTGCGTTTCTCCTCTATGAgggttctttgtgtttgatcaaagaagaagtgtttggtgtttgatccaagcgactccttgcggcgtgaagtccaggaggttttcttcaagctttcttatttctttcaagtttgttTTCAAGGTTCTACTGCTGTCAAAACAATCAGGTAAGGGTTCTAATTTGTCTACAGAATTTCTGGGTTAAGATTCTCTATTTTATCTACTGTTGGCTTAGCTGTTTTGGGAGTTCTGGCCATCCGATGGCCTTCTAATTTTGATCGAAGGTTAGTCCTATTCTGAAGGAagttcgatccaattttgaggCTAATCAGACCATCGGTTCCTGCTGAAGTGGACTGTTACTCAGTTCTGGTCGGTTATGGATTTTGCCCAGATCTGAATTCTGTTTTGTTTAAATCTGTATGGAACTTGACTGCTGCTATTATTCTCCAATGGGTTGGACTTTCAAATCAGTCCTTAGATGTGTTATTAGTTCCTTGATAATACTCTGCTGAAAATTCAGAAGTTAATGCCAGATTTCAAAACCTACTGTCAGAATCGAGTTCTGATTTGGTTATCTGGTCTTGATATGTTTTGATTCTGATCCTACTTATTCAATTACTCTATTTCTGTTGCTGGAACTTCTAATTGTTGATGCAAACTCTGTTTCTTGAAATTCCTGATTGTGGATCTGctaattttggtttcttcaagGGCTGTTGACTGGTTTAAGTTGGACTGTTGTTGCTGTTTACTATTgggtggttttggttgttcttagtttaaaagttcctgcagtcttgggtctggtttggttgtccaaTCCAGTCCTACATTAATCTGTCCCTAAATatgattttattgaatttagtaaATATCCTACCTGGGACAATCTTACATCACCCTGTCTGGTTCTTCTTTTAGGAGTTTGGACTTTGGACAATGTTCAACTTGTTTCAGTTTCCATATTGGGGTTGAACTCGATCATTCAAAATCTTTACTCTTTAGGTGAACCTTTCACTAGGAAAATATTGAAATGAGTTCCATACCATCTATTTATTCTACTTAGCCTACAAAGTTGTTCATTACGTGTAAATTTCTGTATAGCTTTTTTATCTTTAGCATAGATTATAGGTTTTCTTTTGTCATCCTTTTGGAAGTCATTAGGGTGGAACAGAAAGAATGTACTTCAGTGTATGAACTGAGGAGACCATGTTCCCCCTTCTAATCTTCAGAACTTAATTTCATTAGATGGACCTAACTATTGTCCTCCACTTTGGGAATTgaatatgaattttttattttccatgttGCAAAATCTGGTGGATCATAGGAAATGTTTAGACTGTAAAACAGAAGGTCTTTCATTTAGAGTGTATAGCTTCTTGCTTTGGGGAACTTGAGGTGCTGCCTGAAAGTTGGGGATAGGAGATTCTCCCAATTTAGCATAAGAATATTTCCTGAAGTTCTTCATTTGGCAGTATAGTTTCTGTTTCTTGCTCTCTTGGCTGTTGGTTCCTTTTACCTGAGAATTAGTTCCAATGTTCTCTTTCAGATTTTCATGACAACAATTCATGGTGCGAAGATGAGTCTCTATTTGATAGTTTGGAAAATGGACGAGATAGGGCATCTGACTTGGACAGAGAGTGGCAGAGGAGGCATGATCAATTCCATACGGTATCCTTCCGAATTGAGTTACAATGATTCATACTCCTGTTTTCTACTTCCACAAATTAGTTACTAGATTTTGGTTGATCCTTGATGGACCTGTAGATTGGCTATCGTGATGGCCTGACAGCTGGAAAAGAAGCTTCGGCACAAGAGGGTTTCAATGTTGGGTTTAAGCAATCTGTGATTGCTGGATATAGTTGGGGCCTTGTTAGAGGCATTACGAGGTAAAGAATGGATTAGTTCTTGTTCCTGCTCAACTGCattatagtttcaagtttcttTGTTCGGTAGATAAACCATCTATCCTTGTGTCTCTGATCTAAATGAGTATTTTGGTGTCTCAACCTGTACAAAGTGCGCTGGCGTGTCTTCATGATGATCAGAGAGGAAACTTGGTTGAATCagtagagaagagagagaagcttcAAAATTTGTATGAATCTGTGAAGTCTCTTTCATCAAGAGATTCCCTAAATATATTCCATAAAGACATCGTAGGCGGAAGTTCCGGAGAAAATGGTATGCATTTGGAGGGACACTTCAATTCAGCTGTTGAGCCAAATGAAATTCTAGGTAACAGTCAATTGGGATGCCACTACAAGGAGCTTGAGTCCTTACTTCTTGAATGTCCTCCTATAAAGGTGCACTGGACAGTGGATGAGAAGGTGGTGGAATAACTATTTTTCTTGAATAGGGTTTTTTGTCTGCCTATAAATACAATCAGGAATTCCGTCAAATTAGTGGCTAATGTCCAGATAGAGTTACATTGAAGAAATGTGGCATACAATGAAGTAATGACTGTTACTACTTTGTAACTCACAGAAATTTATGCATAAAGCAATATTTGCTCACTCTTTTGTGTACAATATTGCATATTGTAAATGTTTGGGTTAACTATAACTTTTTCATGCAATGTCTTGGAGTAACCCTTGATGgaaacctttattttttttcagcaAACTGTTAGTTTAGCTTgtcctacaacaacaacaacaacaacaacaacaaaaaacaaactcagccttatcccaacttaatgaggtcggctaAATGGATCCAAAAAAGAAGCaacataataggaaaaaaaaaggggggaagaaagggggggggtagAAGTGGAAATGGCACAAGCACTGGCACAAGCCACACAGGCTTCAACCGAAAAAAGAACTCAAGTCATTCTCCATTCTCCATTCTCTTTGTAGCAAGTTTACAACCATATATAAAAAAAGACTCCTACGAATAGAAACTACCTcctaactaggaaactaactcaataAAGAAATCAAAGCAACTACAAAACTTGAAAGGGGAAAACTATATCCTACGAATCTAATTCTATCTAAAAATCCCATATAAAAAGTAATTAAAAGTTACAAAATGATTCCCAGTCGTATGCGTGGCCTGGTTTGGGATAAATTGGTTCAATGAGGAACCAAACCCTTTCCACTTCTTCTTTATACCTGCATGAGGGGGTGCTTATTTCAATTAATGGATCCTCTTTGCACTGTCTGTAAATCCAAATGACTTTTTAATCCATTGAAATCAAGTGTCTTAGTCTGTTATGCAGTTGTAGCGTACATGTAGATGTTCAAACGCTTGCCAATATTATTGATGAATGCATGGTATA
It encodes the following:
- the LOC122085999 gene encoding uncharacterized protein LOC122085999 — its product is MALAASNHSPGEPDSDFHDNNSWCEDESLFDSLENGRDRASDLDREWQRRHDQFHTIGYRDGLTAGKEASAQEGFNVGFKQSVIAGYSWGLVRGITSALACLHDDQRGNLVESVEKREKLQNLYESVKSLSSRDSLNIFHKDIVGGSSGENGMHLEGHFNSAVEPNEILGNSQLGCHYKELESLLLECPPIKVHWTVDEKVVE